From the Cryptomeria japonica chromosome 2, Sugi_1.0, whole genome shotgun sequence genome, one window contains:
- the LOC131047406 gene encoding uncharacterized protein LOC131047406 has protein sequence MTTPLHLLAFALTPKFYSDEMLAKPSRVPPYRDSEVSEGCRTALTKLFPDSEMEDLITSEFADFVASNGQSVSALRDKYKKDSHAWWYLNGHTSPNLQTLAIKVLSQVASSSSSERNWSTYSFIHSVKRSRLAASKAEELVYVHSNLRLLTHKQNEYKDGSTKFWDVDPERTDLDFSAATQSLLSGESDSQCAASASGSEAACGSSTLPTSSNVNDDVDLDLPSDPYDAIADY, from the exons atgaccaccccactacatcttcttgcatttgcattgactcccaaattttatagtgatgaaatgcttgctaagccatcaagggtaccaccatatagagattcagaagtcagtgaagggtgtaggacagcacttactaaactcttccccgattctgaaatggaggatttaataacaagtgagtttgctgattttgtagcctccaatggtcaaagtgtttctgctctccgtgacaagtataaaaaggattctcatgcttggtggtacctcaatggccatacatcaccaaaccttcaaactcttgcaatcaaagttttatcgcaa gttgctagttcctcttcatctgagcgaaattggagcacatactcctttatccactcagtgaaacgcagccgactggcagcaagtaaggcggaagagctcgtttatgtgcattcaaacttgcgccttcttactcataaacaaaatgagtataaggatgggagcacaaagttttgggatgtagatccagagcgaactgatttggatttttcggctgccacacaatctttactttctggggagtctgatagccaatgtgctgctagtgcaagtggcagtgaggctgcatgtggttccagtactctacctacatcatctaatgtcaatgatgatgttgatcttgatcttcctagtgacccatatgatgctattgctgattattag